The Chloroflexaceae bacterium genome has a segment encoding these proteins:
- a CDS encoding DNA double-strand break repair nuclease NurA, whose translation MNDTPLSDRWFTEAGVQEDLQRQPHLFARLAENALTVAESLRGNYFKNTARFIAALRRAIAETRAGRRPEPVLEVYPVPATSWADVRGEVVTFIDGGVGQVQLASRVPILLRVGSYRVRTGERQLSEREQFGYYPVILGDLEGGSKERKDFVDIVRITAELLAGLSALERTPDLRVLMFHGPLTYLVGSYAGHTPFTERDIDLFLHQYAPDAPGAHRLKEMFLQQAHVDVYPGMTRRPDEWARQRVFEPLAFMAFLLRQLRDAARRRPQPVYIVGVVERGALRDFSETVLLKRVFRGLREKGNGDYFNRLYGRTDLSTPKALLDRLGYTDALLLAMLLEPGEYAESWVIHKFEGLRRGEVGLPGEAGEEIVNFEVLKPPAPSGFPPIRGCYLHVAEIADPLRIEVFDELATPAYLEEVVRRVYLYARLLPGYGFPVGLDIADKYAHIPAWLTDAYGKLIRYHLGVSLQQGEISDAEMRRVLVQAIYMTHRDWLFRPEP comes from the coding sequence ATGAACGATACGCCGCTGTCCGACCGATGGTTCACCGAGGCCGGGGTGCAGGAGGACCTGCAACGTCAACCGCACCTCTTCGCGCGGCTGGCGGAGAATGCCCTGACCGTCGCTGAAAGCCTGCGCGGAAACTACTTCAAGAATACAGCCAGGTTCATCGCCGCCCTGCGCCGGGCGATTGCCGAAACCCGGGCAGGACGCCGCCCTGAGCCGGTGCTGGAGGTGTATCCGGTACCCGCAACTTCATGGGCCGATGTACGGGGAGAGGTGGTTACCTTCATTGACGGTGGGGTCGGGCAGGTGCAACTGGCCAGCCGGGTGCCTATCCTGCTGCGGGTCGGCTCCTACCGGGTGCGCACCGGGGAACGTCAGTTAAGCGAACGCGAGCAGTTCGGCTACTATCCCGTCATTCTGGGCGATCTTGAAGGCGGGAGCAAGGAGCGGAAAGACTTCGTTGATATTGTGCGCATCACCGCCGAGTTGCTGGCGGGACTGTCGGCCCTGGAACGCACACCCGACCTGCGCGTGCTGATGTTCCACGGCCCGCTGACCTACCTGGTTGGCAGTTATGCCGGGCATACGCCGTTTACCGAGCGGGATATCGATCTCTTTTTGCACCAGTACGCGCCGGACGCGCCGGGCGCACACCGGTTGAAAGAGATGTTTTTGCAGCAGGCCCATGTTGATGTCTACCCGGGGATGACCAGGCGCCCGGACGAATGGGCGCGGCAGCGGGTCTTTGAGCCGTTAGCGTTCATGGCCTTTCTGCTGCGGCAACTCCGCGACGCGGCCCGGCGGCGCCCGCAGCCGGTCTATATCGTCGGCGTCGTTGAGCGGGGCGCCCTGCGCGATTTCAGTGAAACCGTTTTGCTAAAGCGCGTGTTTCGCGGCCTGCGCGAAAAGGGCAACGGTGATTACTTCAACAGGCTCTATGGCAGAACCGATCTGTCAACACCGAAAGCCCTCCTTGACCGCTTAGGCTATACTGATGCGCTGCTACTGGCGATGCTGCTGGAGCCGGGAGAGTACGCTGAGAGCTGGGTCATTCACAAGTTTGAGGGCCTGAGACGGGGCGAAGTCGGCCTGCCCGGAGAGGCGGGTGAGGAGATCGTCAACTTTGAGGTCCTTAAACCCCCTGCTCCATCTGGCTTCCCGCCGATCCGCGGCTGTTATCTGCACGTTGCGGAGATTGCCGATCCGCTGCGGATTGAGGTGTTCGACGAACTTGCCACCCCCGCGTACCTGGAAGAGGTCGTCCGCCGCGTGTATCTGTACGCGCGGCTGTTACCTGGATACGGTTTTCCGGTTGGTCTGGACATCGCCGACAAATATGCCCACATCCCGGCATGGTTGACCGACGCCTACGGCAAACTGATCCGCTACCATCTGGGGGTGAGCCTGCAACAGGGGGAGATCAGCGACGCCGAGATGCGGCGGGTGCTGGTGCAGGCCATTTATATGACCCATCGGGACTGGCTCTTTCGTCCGGAACCCTGA
- a CDS encoding ATP-binding protein yields the protein MTTSRSRQALQPSPDLAAPPAPPEYVGTIVGESTSREFRLAIAQEAVREQDLIAVDAELRPSSSEGPARPIRVWAKVQRIERINPLFPREAGHELAATRTNPFDTVLSLSREMVTAVCQVLGVEPREASARGKLDQLRYPPQPASSAYRPSTEDMARVVLGELAQRANRALDIATLSNRPEVSVSVDGHAIVTRHLAILAMTGAGKSWTARRIIEQLAAKNYPIVIFDPHGDYTGLADVPTLAPRVRRYCAQFPLFDEDADAVARIVNALGYELTDAMKERFAALFNAAIRFANADEEELKERVQWLAERLGKDDLRTHGVKRDMWLIANLAEAGELTLRANDDDGKNLLVEWGWEGFGNYSKRDANTLEGIKKRAYKAARVLQNMEQINRKIARSTNPLPTDRKELVRYGGISIIALAGYTSDFQATIYSLIANDLFQARVQEELKLPVLLVLEEAHNFAPGRANTAAEERSIAITKQIAQEGRKFGIGLVMISQRPSRLDETTLSQCNSYIIMRLVNPADQNFVRKVIESLGEDDARLLPDLDVGEALLSGQLINFPVLVRIKPPESQGEREEEDAFEALEAAHRQQQQAKRQPADRDGKTLENTPSRPGSGGTSSWKGTANED from the coding sequence ATGACAACTTCACGATCCCGTCAGGCGCTCCAACCCTCTCCTGATCTGGCCGCGCCACCGGCGCCACCGGAGTATGTGGGCACTATCGTCGGCGAGAGCACCAGCCGCGAGTTTCGGCTGGCGATCGCCCAGGAAGCCGTGCGGGAACAGGATCTGATCGCCGTTGACGCTGAACTGCGTCCGAGCAGTAGCGAGGGTCCGGCCCGGCCCATCCGTGTATGGGCCAAGGTACAGCGCATCGAGCGCATCAATCCGCTCTTCCCGCGGGAAGCCGGCCACGAACTGGCCGCCACGCGCACGAACCCCTTTGATACGGTCCTGTCATTGAGCCGCGAGATGGTGACCGCGGTGTGCCAGGTGTTAGGCGTGGAACCACGCGAGGCCAGCGCGCGCGGCAAACTCGACCAGTTGCGCTACCCCCCGCAACCGGCCAGCAGCGCCTACCGTCCGAGCACCGAGGATATGGCGCGCGTGGTGCTCGGTGAACTGGCCCAACGCGCCAATCGCGCCCTCGACATCGCCACCCTGTCGAATCGCCCCGAAGTGTCGGTCAGCGTTGATGGGCACGCGATCGTGACCCGTCACCTGGCGATCCTGGCCATGACCGGCGCCGGCAAGAGCTGGACCGCGCGGCGCATCATCGAACAGCTCGCGGCAAAGAACTACCCGATTGTGATTTTTGATCCTCATGGGGATTACACGGGCCTGGCCGATGTTCCGACGCTCGCACCGCGTGTGCGTCGCTACTGCGCGCAATTTCCATTGTTTGATGAAGACGCCGATGCGGTGGCAAGAATTGTAAACGCTTTAGGATACGAACTCACAGATGCAATGAAAGAGCGATTTGCAGCTTTATTCAATGCAGCTATCCGGTTTGCGAACGCCGATGAAGAGGAACTGAAAGAAAGGGTGCAATGGCTTGCTGAAAGGTTGGGGAAAGACGATCTGCGCACCCATGGCGTCAAGCGTGACATGTGGCTGATCGCCAATCTTGCCGAAGCCGGCGAGTTGACGTTGCGCGCGAATGATGATGACGGCAAGAACTTGCTGGTCGAGTGGGGATGGGAAGGCTTCGGCAACTATTCAAAACGCGACGCTAACACATTAGAGGGTATCAAGAAGCGCGCCTATAAGGCGGCAAGAGTTTTACAGAACATGGAACAGATCAATCGGAAGATTGCCCGCAGTACGAACCCGCTTCCGACAGATCGCAAGGAGCTTGTACGCTATGGAGGCATAAGCATTATCGCGCTTGCCGGCTACACCAGCGACTTCCAGGCCACCATCTACAGCCTGATTGCGAATGATCTGTTCCAGGCGCGGGTGCAAGAAGAACTGAAACTGCCAGTGCTGCTGGTGCTGGAAGAGGCGCACAATTTCGCGCCGGGGCGCGCCAACACCGCCGCGGAGGAGCGTTCGATTGCCATCACCAAGCAGATCGCCCAGGAAGGGCGGAAGTTCGGCATTGGCCTGGTGATGATCAGCCAGCGGCCCTCGCGTCTCGATGAAACCACTCTGTCGCAGTGCAACTCCTACATCATCATGCGCCTGGTAAACCCGGCTGACCAGAACTTCGTGCGCAAGGTGATCGAGAGTCTGGGCGAAGACGATGCCCGTCTGCTGCCGGATCTCGACGTTGGTGAGGCGTTGCTGTCGGGCCAGTTGATCAACTTCCCGGTGCTGGTGCGGATCAAACCGCCAGAGTCCCAGGGCGAACGGGAAGAAGAAGATGCATTCGAGGCCCTCGAAGCAGCCCATCGCCAGCAGCAACAGGCGAAGCGGCAGCCGGCTGATCGCGACGGAAAAACCCTCGAAAATACGCCCTCGCGACCAGGGAGCGGGGGAACATCCTCGTGGAAGGGAACGGCTAATGAAGATTAA
- a CDS encoding YaaA family protein gives MAQPDAFLLLACSQRKRADPDPLPALDRYDGPQFRLVRNYLRAHPAAWSSLEIAILSARFGLLSASERISAYEQRMTPARALQLRPEVMAALRQYVQRASYRRCCVAIGRDYAPAVEGLETILPDNCTITRLQGSPGERLASLFDWLYGNQARPGRRRPLPSGCAHLCGIEICLEPEAVLACGLNALRAQQTPPPQPKAWYVELDGHRVGPKWLVSQLAGLPVSAFSTTDALRVLAALGVEVQRL, from the coding sequence ATGGCTCAACCCGATGCATTCCTACTGCTCGCCTGCTCGCAACGCAAGCGCGCCGACCCTGATCCGCTTCCGGCGCTGGATCGTTATGATGGTCCGCAGTTTCGGCTTGTGCGGAACTATCTCCGCGCTCATCCCGCCGCGTGGTCGAGCCTGGAGATTGCCATTCTTTCGGCGCGCTTCGGCCTCCTCTCCGCCTCCGAGCGCATTTCCGCCTACGAACAGCGGATGACCCCGGCGCGGGCGTTGCAGCTCCGCCCGGAGGTAATGGCCGCGCTGCGGCAGTATGTTCAGCGCGCCAGCTACCGGCGCTGCTGCGTCGCCATCGGTCGCGACTATGCGCCGGCCGTTGAAGGGCTTGAAACCATTCTGCCGGATAATTGTACCATTACCCGCCTCCAGGGTTCCCCTGGCGAACGGCTCGCCAGCCTTTTCGACTGGTTGTACGGCAACCAGGCCCGACCAGGCCGGCGGCGGCCCCTTCCTTCAGGGTGCGCCCATCTATGTGGAATTGAGATTTGCCTCGAACCCGAAGCGGTGCTCGCATGCGGCTTGAACGCCCTGCGTGCTCAGCAGACGCCGCCTCCCCAGCCGAAAGCCTGGTACGTGGAGCTTGACGGGCACAGGGTTGGCCCCAAATGGCTGGTCAGCCAGCTCGCCGGCCTGCCGGTCAGCGCCTTCAGTACGACGGACGCCCTGCGAGTGCTCGCCGCGCTAGGGGTGGAGGTGCAACGCCTATGA
- a CDS encoding 6-phosphofructokinase, with translation MSAGQKIRIGVMTSGGDAQGMNAAVRAVVRTAITRGCEVYAIREGYEGMVKGGNYIHPMDWYSVGGILHKGGTVIGTARSTAFLTREGRRAAAANLLAHGIDRLVVIGGDGSLTGANAFRQEWPELLRELVEEGRISAEVAARHPHLALVGMVGSIDNDFAGTDMTIGADSALHRITEALDAIASTAASHQRTFVVEVMGRNCGYLALMGAISGSADWVFIPERPPATDDWQTEMCDALRTGRQSGRLDTIVIVAEGAQDRHGNPITAEQVRQVLEERLGEDTRVTILGHVQRGGAPSAFDRWMSTLLGYTAVEELLKSPPEREPQVIGIRENRVTPVPLMESVAQTRAVAEAIAAHNYERAMELRGRSFIEAYETLQTLIQSQPPTGKPNARPLRFAIMHAGGPAPGMNTAVRAAVRLILHRGHKTLGVRNGFHGLIDGDIIEMDWMSVSGWATMGGAELGTNRKVPQGSELYKVARNIEEHQINGILMIGGWAGYQAMHKLFTERHIFPAFNIPLICMPATINNNLPGSELSIGADTALNNIVEAVDRIKQSAVAARRCFVVEVMGRDCGYLALMGGLASGAEQVYLPEVGIKLRDLQADLDEMIYWFKRGKRLALVIRNERANPVYTTSFICNLFEEEGGNLFEVRQSILGHLQQGGDPSPFDRIHATRLAVKCVEFLIDNATNGRAEGAFIGYTGGKLHMASLDEFPRMIDPRYSRPRVQWWMDLRKIADALNQPPKDEQE, from the coding sequence ATGTCGGCCGGACAGAAGATCCGCATTGGCGTGATGACCAGCGGCGGCGACGCGCAGGGCATGAACGCCGCCGTGCGCGCCGTGGTGCGCACCGCCATCACCCGGGGCTGCGAGGTATACGCCATTCGCGAGGGCTACGAGGGGATGGTCAAGGGTGGCAACTACATCCACCCGATGGATTGGTACAGCGTCGGGGGCATTCTGCACAAGGGCGGCACGGTGATCGGCACGGCCCGCAGCACCGCCTTTCTTACTCGCGAGGGCCGACGCGCCGCCGCGGCCAACCTGCTGGCCCATGGCATTGACCGGCTGGTGGTGATTGGCGGTGATGGCAGCCTCACCGGCGCCAATGCCTTCCGTCAGGAGTGGCCCGAGTTGCTGCGCGAACTGGTGGAGGAGGGCCGCATCTCCGCCGAGGTTGCCGCCCGCCATCCCCATCTCGCCCTGGTGGGCATGGTCGGCTCGATTGACAACGATTTTGCCGGCACCGATATGACCATTGGCGCCGATAGCGCGCTCCACCGCATCACCGAGGCCCTCGATGCCATCGCCTCCACCGCGGCCAGCCACCAGCGCACCTTCGTGGTCGAAGTGATGGGTCGCAACTGCGGCTACCTGGCCCTGATGGGCGCGATCTCCGGCAGCGCCGACTGGGTGTTCATTCCTGAACGCCCGCCCGCTACCGACGACTGGCAGACCGAGATGTGCGACGCCCTTCGCACCGGACGGCAGAGCGGGCGCCTCGATACGATTGTAATCGTCGCTGAGGGCGCGCAGGATCGTCATGGCAACCCGATCACCGCCGAGCAGGTGCGTCAGGTGCTGGAGGAGCGCCTCGGCGAGGACACCCGCGTGACCATCCTCGGCCATGTGCAGCGCGGCGGCGCGCCCAGCGCCTTCGACCGCTGGATGAGCACCCTGCTCGGCTACACCGCCGTCGAGGAGTTGCTCAAATCTCCGCCCGAGCGCGAACCGCAGGTGATCGGCATCCGCGAGAATCGCGTCACGCCTGTGCCATTGATGGAGAGCGTCGCCCAGACCCGCGCGGTCGCCGAGGCCATCGCCGCTCACAACTATGAGCGCGCCATGGAGTTGCGCGGGCGCAGTTTCATCGAAGCCTATGAAACCCTCCAGACTCTCATCCAGTCCCAGCCGCCCACGGGCAAGCCAAACGCCAGGCCCCTGCGCTTTGCGATTATGCACGCCGGCGGCCCCGCGCCGGGGATGAATACCGCCGTCCGCGCCGCTGTGCGCCTCATTCTGCACCGCGGGCACAAGACCCTGGGAGTGCGCAATGGCTTCCACGGTCTGATTGACGGGGACATTATCGAGATGGACTGGATGAGCGTGAGCGGCTGGGCCACGATGGGCGGGGCCGAACTGGGCACCAACCGCAAGGTGCCCCAGGGCTCCGAACTCTACAAGGTGGCGCGCAACATTGAGGAACATCAGATCAACGGCATCCTGATGATCGGCGGCTGGGCCGGCTACCAGGCAATGCACAAGCTCTTCACCGAGCGGCATATTTTCCCGGCCTTCAACATCCCGCTGATCTGCATGCCCGCTACAATCAACAACAACCTCCCCGGCTCGGAACTCTCCATCGGCGCTGATACCGCCCTCAACAACATCGTCGAGGCCGTGGACCGCATCAAGCAATCGGCGGTCGCGGCGCGCCGCTGCTTTGTGGTCGAGGTGATGGGCCGCGACTGCGGCTATCTGGCGCTCATGGGCGGTCTGGCCAGCGGCGCCGAGCAGGTCTATCTGCCCGAGGTGGGCATCAAGCTGCGCGACTTGCAGGCCGACCTCGATGAGATGATCTACTGGTTCAAGCGCGGCAAGCGTCTGGCGCTGGTGATCCGCAACGAACGCGCCAATCCGGTGTACACCACCTCGTTCATCTGCAACCTGTTCGAGGAGGAGGGCGGCAACCTCTTCGAGGTGCGGCAATCCATTCTGGGCCATCTCCAGCAGGGCGGCGATCCCTCGCCCTTCGACCGCATCCACGCCACGCGCCTGGCGGTCAAGTGCGTGGAGTTCCTGATCGACAATGCCACAAACGGTCGCGCCGAGGGGGCCTTCATCGGCTACACCGGCGGGAAGCTGCACATGGCCAGCCTGGACGAGTTTCCGCGCATGATTGATCCCCGCTATTCTCGTCCTCGCGTCCAGTGGTGGATGGACCTGCGGAAGATCGCCGATGCGCTGAACCAGCCGCCCAAGGACGAGCAGGAGTGA
- a CDS encoding VUT family protein, with protein MAIRNPGLITLIGYVLTIILANVAIIIFGIVPVGFGLMAPAGVYFAGLVFSLRDALHETLGRRWVVGAILLGAAISAALSPQLALASGLAFLFSELADFVVYSPLREHNRLGAVAASNTVGVVVDSALFLWLAFGSLQFLAGQIVGKLWMTAFTVMIMLAWRRLATRPA; from the coding sequence GTGGCAATCCGCAACCCCGGTCTGATCACCCTTATTGGTTACGTGTTGACCATCATCCTTGCTAATGTCGCCATCATTATCTTCGGCATCGTCCCGGTTGGTTTTGGGTTGATGGCCCCCGCCGGGGTGTACTTTGCCGGTCTGGTCTTCTCGCTGCGCGACGCGCTCCACGAGACGCTTGGGCGGCGCTGGGTGGTGGGGGCGATTCTGCTGGGCGCGGCAATCTCCGCGGCGCTAAGCCCCCAACTGGCCCTGGCCAGCGGCCTGGCCTTTCTGTTCAGCGAACTGGCTGACTTCGTGGTCTACTCGCCATTGCGCGAGCATAACCGCCTGGGGGCCGTTGCGGCCTCGAATACGGTTGGCGTGGTGGTAGACAGCGCGCTCTTCCTGTGGCTGGCGTTTGGCTCATTGCAGTTCCTGGCCGGCCAGATCGTCGGCAAGCTGTGGATGACCGCGTTCACGGTGATGATCATGCTCGCCTGGCGCCGCCTGGCAACCCGTCCGGCGTGA